A single Leptolyngbya sp. FACHB-261 DNA region contains:
- a CDS encoding iron uptake porin has product MKAFRHCPRILLALCLLGSGPLALGSPASASEIETSQTLEQLNQYSLEGTGSALSPVSNSTSELVTADTEAAQVTSVSQLSDVRPTDWAFQALQSLVERYGVIAGYPDGTFRGNRALTRYEFAAGLNAALDRVNELIAAGLADKVSREDLATLQRLQEQFAAELATLRGRVDSLEARTAELEANQFSTTTKLNALAWFNFTGASADGTIRAEGNDAFTAARTPPDNRAAVRRIDEDPNVIFSSLVWLTLNTSFTGKDNLITQLAFSDAGLGSPANLYVSGGLYNTWGTPFTDQIASDAAVDDRRVILRELAYDFPIFGNGRLVIGPRVNWYRYFDGNRFTFFLTGAGSFNSSGSTLLNTIDRGAGAVAILPIGEQFDVRVGYLAENNEFLPASLGYGSASRTDQGLFSGTNTLTAQLTYSPSNNFGLRLIYNRLNIQPIFGQIGGATGEPIYGLADGGANPITGVGIPLNDSSGHAFAVSLDWLITPGFGIFGRYTYGSVELDRVGFGSRGLNSQSYQVGLAFPDLFKPGALAVLTALVPFSVTRGQEFLVSGFGDGGKQYDIELSYFLPLTDNIAIVPSFYAIIHPNNFDSNPAVYVGNLRTQFSF; this is encoded by the coding sequence GTGAAGGCATTCAGGCATTGTCCACGAATTCTACTGGCTCTCTGCCTCCTGGGGTCAGGTCCATTGGCGCTAGGCAGCCCTGCCTCGGCTAGCGAGATTGAAACCAGCCAAACTCTGGAGCAACTTAATCAATACAGCCTGGAGGGAACTGGCTCGGCCCTTAGCCCAGTGTCTAACTCAACTTCTGAGCTAGTGACAGCGGATACAGAAGCGGCGCAGGTCACCTCAGTGTCTCAGCTTTCCGACGTTAGACCCACCGACTGGGCCTTCCAAGCCCTGCAGTCGCTGGTCGAGCGCTATGGCGTGATTGCAGGCTATCCCGATGGCACCTTCCGAGGCAACCGCGCCCTCACTCGCTATGAGTTTGCTGCTGGTCTAAATGCCGCCTTAGATCGGGTGAATGAGCTGATTGCTGCAGGCTTAGCTGACAAAGTCTCCCGTGAGGATTTGGCGACACTACAACGGCTACAAGAGCAGTTCGCCGCCGAGCTAGCAACTCTACGCGGTCGGGTAGACAGCCTGGAAGCGCGCACAGCCGAGCTAGAGGCCAATCAGTTCTCCACGACAACCAAGCTCAACGCCCTAGCCTGGTTTAATTTCACCGGCGCCAGTGCTGATGGGACCATACGCGCAGAGGGCAACGACGCCTTCACAGCGGCGCGGACGCCACCTGATAACCGGGCAGCCGTTCGACGCATCGACGAAGACCCCAATGTCATCTTCAGTTCACTGGTCTGGCTGACCTTAAACACGTCATTCACCGGCAAAGACAACCTGATCACGCAACTTGCCTTCAGTGACGCTGGCCTTGGCTCTCCCGCTAATCTCTACGTCTCTGGGGGGCTGTACAACACCTGGGGTACACCCTTCACCGACCAGATCGCCTCGGATGCAGCGGTGGACGACAGACGGGTGATCCTGCGTGAACTGGCCTATGACTTTCCGATCTTCGGCAATGGTCGACTAGTCATTGGCCCCCGGGTCAACTGGTATCGCTACTTTGACGGCAACCGCTTCACATTCTTCTTGACCGGCGCTGGCAGCTTCAACTCTAGCGGCAGCACTCTGCTCAACACGATTGACCGAGGGGCTGGTGCGGTCGCGATCTTGCCCATTGGGGAGCAGTTTGATGTGCGGGTTGGCTATCTGGCGGAGAATAATGAGTTTCTACCCGCCAGTCTGGGCTATGGTTCTGCCAGCAGAACCGATCAAGGTTTGTTTAGCGGCACGAACACGCTCACCGCTCAACTGACCTACTCGCCCAGCAACAACTTTGGCCTCAGGCTGATCTACAACCGCCTGAATATTCAACCGATTTTTGGGCAGATCGGTGGCGCAACCGGTGAACCGATCTACGGTCTTGCAGATGGTGGTGCCAATCCGATTACGGGAGTGGGAATTCCCCTCAACGACTCTAGTGGTCACGCCTTCGCGGTTAGCCTTGACTGGCTAATCACACCGGGCTTCGGCATTTTTGGGCGCTACACCTATGGCAGTGTCGAGTTAGACCGCGTCGGTTTTGGCAGTCGGGGGCTCAATTCCCAGTCCTACCAAGTTGGTTTGGCCTTCCCCGATCTGTTCAAGCCAGGAGCACTGGCAGTACTCACAGCGCTGGTGCCCTTCAGCGTGACTCGGGGTCAGGAGTTCTTAGTCTCTGGGTTCGGTGACGGGGGTAAGCAGTACGACATTGAGCTTTCTTACTTCCTGCCGCTAACCGACAATATTGCGATCGTGCCGTCCTTCTACGCGATCATCCATCCCAACAATTTCGATAGCAATCCTGCCGTCTATGTCGGCAACCTGCGAACTCAATTTAGTTTCTGA